Genomic segment of Pangasianodon hypophthalmus isolate fPanHyp1 chromosome 22, fPanHyp1.pri, whole genome shotgun sequence:
ACTGGTCTTTccattatttaaatgcttttaatgtAGCATATTTGCATTATATATAATGCAGTCTTTGGTCCCTGGTCATCAGGTCTGTGCGCTAGATAGAAAAAGTACTTGTATGTTCCTCGTCTGATTCTGAGTATGCATTGCTGTTTGTGCGGGTCCGTGATTTTAGTGCAATTTCCATTGCAGGTTGCCTGTTTTGCTGATCACGGTGCCTCCCAGTCTGTCCACATCGCTTAGCAAGCTTTAGCATGTGCACCTTGAAGGATGAGCCAATGAAGACGTATAGAACAGGGTTTAGACAACAGTGTGTGAGTGCCAAGCTCTCTGTGACTTGAGTGGCCCGATCCAGTCCTTTACTGACCTCACAGTTTGTCACCAAAGCGTAGATGATGTCTAGGGTTCGTATAATCCTGACAATGTTATATGGCAACTGTGTCAACAGAAACACCCCCACAACAGCTATCAGGACCCGGAAGGCCTTCCACTTCCGTACTTCTCTCATTCCAGTTGTTGCTGCCTGACTCAGGGTTTTTCCCACGCGGTAATAGCAGAACATCATCACAAGGAAGGGTAGCAGGAAGCTCAGTGACACCTCTAGAACTTCCAAGCTGGCTTTTGCTGCTTTTGCCATACTATGTGGGTACACTGCCCTGCAGGATTTGTGTCCAGAGGAGTGCTGcttgacggtggtgaggaaaaaatcTGGCAAGCCGAACACGAAGGCTGCAATCCAGACCAGGAGGGACAGTAGCAGCATCTGTCTCCTTGGTTTGTTTCCAGGTGGTCTGGCATAATTGCTGGAGCTCTGGGCAAGAGCTCGGTATCGATCCATGCTAATTAAGGCTAGCAGAAGCATACTACAACTGAAGTTGGTGGTGTAGAGGGCTGAGGTTATCTTGCAGGCCACCACACCAATCTCCCAGCCGTTTACAGCATCTGCCACCCAGAACGGGAGtgtgaagaggaggaggaggtccGCAAAGGCCAGGTTAAGGATGAGGACATCTGTTAATGTCCGTAGGCACTTCTGGGATAGATAGACAAATACAACCATGGAGTTTCCAGCCAGGCCTACCACAAGTGCTAGGCTATAGACCACTGGGAGGAAGAGACCAGCAAAAGAGCGGACATCCGATTTGTCACACACAGTGTAGTAGTCTTCAAAGTCCTCATCATA
This window contains:
- the ackr4b gene encoding atypical chemokine receptor 4b, encoding MSFYSDYNFHENYHDHDHYNDSSNHSYYDEDFEDYYTVCDKSDVRSFAGLFLPVVYSLALVVGLAGNSMVVFVYLSQKCLRTLTDVLILNLAFADLLLLFTLPFWVADAVNGWEIGVVACKITSALYTTNFSCSMLLLALISMDRYRALAQSSSNYARPPGNKPRRQMLLLSLLVWIAAFVFGLPDFFLTTVKQHSSGHKSCRAVYPHSMAKAAKASLEVLEVSLSFLLPFLVMMFCYYRVGKTLSQAATTGMREVRKWKAFRVLIAVVGVFLLTQLPYNIVRIIRTLDIIYALVTNCEVSKGLDRATQVTESLALTHCCLNPVLYVFIGSSFKVHMLKLAKRCGQTGRHRDQQNRQPAMEIALKSRTRTNSNAYSESDEEHTSTFSI